From the genome of Pseudomonas sp. Teo4, one region includes:
- the tssE gene encoding type VI secretion system baseplate subunit TssE, translated as MSNQARLLPSLLDRLLDDRPYQSVDTASQRSCSLAEYKASIVRDLEILVNTRQSLVAEELEGYPQLGGTILDYGMPDFISKSVLDPQDRRVIQQQLEKAISTGDRRFRKVRVQLMAQQNGHRMLTFRVDAVLRLQDVSRHVSFDAVLQVNTQEYKVQNLN; from the coding sequence ATGAGTAACCAGGCCCGCCTGCTGCCCTCGCTGCTCGACCGACTGCTGGACGACCGTCCCTACCAGTCGGTCGACACCGCGTCGCAGCGCAGCTGCTCACTGGCCGAATACAAGGCCAGCATCGTTCGCGACCTGGAGATTCTGGTGAACACTCGCCAGTCCCTGGTCGCCGAGGAGCTCGAAGGCTACCCGCAACTCGGTGGCACCATCCTTGATTACGGGATGCCCGACTTCATCAGCAAGAGCGTGCTCGACCCGCAAGATCGCCGCGTCATCCAGCAACAGCTGGAAAAGGCGATCAGCACCGGCGACCGGCGCTTTCGCAAAGTGCGCGTTCAGCTAATGGCCCAGCAGAACGGCCACCGCATGTTGACCTTCCGGGTAGACGCCGTGCTGCGTCTGCAGGACGTCAGCCGCCACGTCTCGTTCGACGCGGTGCTGCAGGTCAACACCCAGGAATACAAAGTGCAGAACCTGAACTGA
- the tssF gene encoding type VI secretion system baseplate subunit TssF, with the protein MLDELLPYYEKELSHLRFLGQEFAAQYPKIASRLLIEGDNCEDPHTERLIEAFSFLSARVHKKLDDEFPEIVESFLEVLYPHYLRPTPSMSIAELSLGKHEKVTEAYRVARHTEMQASSAEGVVCKFRTCYPVELWPIAVQQASFVELERSAFNGHSADLVARLRIGLSAKGDARFGQMELDSLRFFLDGEASVMLQLYELLFNNLAKATLCFQDQGRNREVVLPQGAIKAVGYARDEGLVDYSERSFLGYRLLHEYFTFPDKFMFFDLSGFARILQGKALEQVEINFYFSDYDLSERLARLTQNIGRHNFKLNCTPIINLFRQQAEPIKLTHTQHEYPVTPDIRLHNAAEVVSIDRVRRVRKLGGIDQVGTCQPFFEPRGEQDQANSFWIARRRNQGDATSVQIRVVDRDLELIDGNSDTLSITLTCSNRDIPLSLPFGGERGVFSIPGNSVISDIRCLRKPTATVRVPLGKGLIWRLISHLSLNHLSLVAQGREVLLELLSLYNYRNVSAIRKQINGIKAISSEPVVARIGHPRPNFVRGVGITLTFDESQYTGSGVFLFGMVLDHFFGQYCSMNSFTQLSLRTLQREKRVVQWPARTGEQPLV; encoded by the coding sequence ATGCTCGACGAACTGCTGCCTTACTACGAAAAGGAACTGTCGCACCTGCGCTTCCTCGGCCAGGAGTTTGCCGCGCAGTACCCGAAAATCGCCTCGCGCTTGCTGATCGAGGGCGACAACTGCGAAGACCCGCATACCGAGCGCCTGATCGAGGCGTTCTCGTTCCTGTCTGCGCGGGTGCATAAAAAGCTCGACGATGAGTTCCCGGAAATCGTCGAATCATTTCTGGAAGTGCTTTACCCGCACTACCTGCGCCCTACCCCGTCGATGTCGATTGCCGAGCTGAGCCTGGGCAAGCACGAGAAGGTCACTGAAGCGTACCGCGTGGCTCGCCACACCGAAATGCAGGCCAGCTCCGCCGAAGGGGTGGTTTGCAAATTCCGCACCTGCTACCCCGTGGAGCTGTGGCCGATTGCCGTGCAACAGGCCTCGTTCGTCGAGCTGGAGCGCTCGGCATTCAACGGCCATAGCGCCGACCTGGTCGCGCGCCTGCGCATTGGTCTGAGCGCGAAAGGCGACGCCCGCTTCGGCCAGATGGAACTGGACAGCCTGCGGTTCTTCCTCGATGGCGAAGCCAGCGTGATGCTGCAGTTGTACGAACTGCTGTTCAACAACCTGGCCAAGGCCACCTTGTGCTTCCAGGACCAGGGGCGCAATCGCGAAGTGGTACTGCCCCAGGGTGCGATCAAGGCCGTGGGCTACGCCCGTGACGAAGGCCTGGTGGATTACTCAGAGCGTTCGTTCCTCGGCTATCGCCTGCTGCACGAGTACTTCACCTTCCCTGACAAGTTCATGTTCTTCGACCTGTCCGGCTTCGCCCGTATTCTGCAGGGCAAAGCGCTGGAACAGGTGGAGATCAACTTCTATTTCTCCGACTACGACCTCAGCGAGCGCCTGGCGCGGCTGACCCAGAACATCGGGCGCCACAACTTCAAGCTCAACTGCACGCCGATCATCAACCTGTTCCGCCAGCAGGCCGAGCCGATCAAGCTCACCCACACTCAGCACGAGTACCCGGTGACGCCGGACATTCGCCTGCACAACGCCGCCGAAGTGGTGTCCATCGACCGTGTGCGACGCGTGCGCAAGCTCGGTGGCATCGACCAGGTGGGCACTTGCCAGCCGTTCTTCGAGCCACGTGGCGAGCAGGACCAGGCCAACAGCTTCTGGATTGCCCGTCGGCGCAACCAGGGCGATGCCACCAGCGTGCAAATCCGCGTGGTCGACCGCGACCTGGAACTGATCGACGGCAACAGCGACACCCTGAGCATCACCCTCACCTGCAGCAACCGCGATATACCGCTGTCGCTGCCGTTCGGGGGTGAGCGCGGAGTGTTCAGCATTCCGGGCAATTCGGTGATCAGCGACATCCGCTGCCTGCGCAAGCCCACCGCCACAGTACGCGTGCCCTTGGGCAAGGGGCTGATCTGGCGGTTGATCTCGCACCTGTCGCTCAATCACCTGTCGCTGGTAGCCCAGGGTCGTGAAGTGCTGCTGGAGCTGTTGTCGCTGTACAACTACCGCAACGTCTCGGCCATCCGCAAACAGATCAACGGCATCAAGGCCATCAGCAGCGAACCGGTGGTGGCGCGAATCGGCCACCCACGGCCCAACTTCGTCAGGGGCGTGGGCATCACCCTGACCTTCGACGAGAGCCAGTACACCGGCAGTGGGGTGTTTCTGTTCGGCATGGTGCTGGACCACTTCTTTGGCCAGTACTGCTCGATGAACAGT